TAATGGCGTCGCGGCTACGTTGAGCTGAGCTCTGCGTTGTTTCTCGACATAGGCCTTGATGACCATCGCAGCAGTGCGTGCAGCAAGGTATCCATGCTCGCCCTGTTCGATGAGAACTGCGACGACGATCTCAGGATTACGGCGCGGCGTGACTCCGACGAACCAGCCGTTATCTCTGAATCGCGATACGTCGCCACTGAGGCGTGCTAACGCGGCGTTCGAAATGGTCTGTGCGGAACCAGTTTTGCCCGCGAAATCGATGTCTTTCAAATGCGCGCTGGGCGCGGTCCCGATAGGGTTTACGACATCGGCCATCGCATCCGTAATGATCTCCCATCCTCGCGGATCGATCGGGATGTGCTTCTCTTCCGTGTATTTGCGCACCTGAATGTAATTCGGCGGCAACTGGTCCGGAAACGCGACATGCGGCGTCCGCAACGTTCCGCCGGTGGTGATAGCGCCAATGGAGCGCATCAACTGAACAGGCGTTGTCGCCACGGCACCCTGGCCGATACCGACTGAAATCGTCTCACCGGCGTACCACTTTTGCTTGAAGTTCTTGATCTTCCACTCTTCGCTCGGCATGACGCCGCTGACTTCCTGCGGAAGGTCGATTCCGGTGCGCTGGCCCAAGCCGAACATGGTGGCGTATTTGGCTATGTTGCTTATACCCAGCCGCTCGGCAAGCGTGTAGAAGTACACGTCGCACGATTGATAGATAGCTTTTGGAAGAGTGACCGCTCCGTGAGCGCCTTTGATCCAGCACTTAAAGAAGCGTCCGTAGAAGGTTCCGCCCCCGTTGCAATGGGCTGTGAGAGTCTGCGAAATGCCTTCCTGCCAGCCGGCGACTGCCATGATGATCTTAAATACCGAGCCAGGAGCAAGCTGCGCCTGAATGGCCTTATTGAGTAGCGGCTTGGCCGGGTCGGTGATGAGCGCGTTCCACTCTTTGGAAGAAATACGCACAGCAAAGGCATTGGGATCAAATGTGGGGCGGCTGACCAGGGCGAGCACTTCGCCCGTGCGCGGGTCCATGGCGATGATCGCACCGTTCTTGCCTTCTAGCGCCTCCTCAGCCGCGATCTGCACATCGATGTCGATGGTGAGTTTAAGCTGCTTGCCCGGGACGGCCGGTTCATCGCTGAGTTCGCCGACTTCCTTGCCCTTGTTGTTGACGAGGACGCGGCGCGAACCGTTCTTGCCCATCAGGATGTCGTTGTACTCGGCCTCCACGCCGGACTGGCCGACGACATCGCCGGGGTTGTAAAGCTCGAAGCGCGCCTGGTTGAGCATGTCGTCGCTGACTTCACCGACGTAGCCGATCAGGTGCGCGGCGAAACCAGCTTTGGGATAGAGGCGGCGGTGAACGGTAATGGTGTCGAGTTCCGGGAACTCGTTGCGATGCGACTCGATGAATGCCAGTTCCTCGGGCGTGATGTCGTACTTGAGGAAGATAGGCTGATATCCCGGCAACGCCGACATGCGCGTGATGCGCGTGCGCATCTCCACGGGATCGATATGCAGGCCGGCTGCAATCGTGTCGAGGTTGACCTCGTTCACCTTGCCCTGGTTCCGCAGAAGAAGCGCAGAGAAAGACGGATAGTTATCGACGATGATGCGGCCTTCGCGGTCAAGAATCTTTCCGCGTGGCGCGAGGATCGGGACTTCCTTGATCCGGTTCTGCTGCGCGAGCGAGTCATAGTACTCGCTGCGGACGACCTGAAGCCGCCAGAACCCGAAAGCAAGGATGAGAAAGACCCCCAATATTCCGTACTGAACAATCGTCAGCCGAATCTGCGGAACTTTCTCGTCGCGTTGAAACATCAATCCAGCCTATGTCGCGCAGATAGCCGAGAGAACCAAAGTTGTCGGAACCAGTTGCATGATGGCTCACAAATCGACATTTGAAAATTCGGCGATTTACTTAATTCTAACCTGAGCTGCGGACCATGGAGACGCTAAAGTCCGGCCTTCTCTCGGAATCTTCCGCGATAAGGAAGACTGGCCAGGACTACATCCGCAGAGCTTAGGTGCGCTGCTTGAACCGGTCCAGCATGGCGAAGACGACAACGGCCATCACGGCATTCGCCAAAGCAGAGCCGAATTCGTGTCCCCAGTGCCATCCGAGGTTCTGGCGTGCAAGGCCTCGCATGATGGCGAAATAGATCGCGTTATGGACGATGTAGAACGCGAAGGTCATCATGAAACGCGAGCCGGGATTCTCGACGTCTATCTTTACGCCCAGCGAGGAAGCGACATAACCAACCACGGTCTTCGCGATTCCGTAGACCCCAAGCGGATGGTGCGAAAGCGCATCCTGTACAAGTCCGATGATACTGCCCGTAAGAAGGCCCGTAACGGGATTGCGCCGGGCAACGGCGAAGAAGATCGTAACCAGGAGCGGCAGATCAAAAATGGAAAAGAAATGTATGCGGACCGGGAGAAACGCTTGCAGGAAGATTGCGAGCAGGGGCACGCCGATGGCGACCGGCAGTGAAAACCGGTAAACCTCTATCTGCTCTCGCGATGTATAACTGACACTCGTCACGTTAGTGGTCCTGCGGTGCTGGTTTCAATTGAGCCGGTAGTGCTGATGGAACGGACGGCTTGGAACTCGCGGCTGGAGGCGCGGCGGTAGGCTTCTTAACTGTGCCGGCGGGCGACGTGTTCGGCATCGCTGTTGGCGCGGCCGGGATTGGTTGCCCCGTCGTCGGTTGCCGCGTGGCTGGGGATTGCCCTGTTGTTGATTGCCCCGTGCCTGCCTGCCCTGTCGCGGGTGCGCTTTCAGGCGGCTTTGGCGGAACGGACGGCAAGCGCTCGGCAAGAATGTCCGCGGCGCGGATGGGGCCGAGGTCCTTTGTATCCGGCTCGCGCTCTTCGATCTTCGTGATGACCAGCACTTCTTCCAGTCGCGTAAGTTCGGCGGCGGGATCTATGCGAATGTCGAGAAACATGCCCTTGCCGGGCGTGACAGTTTTTACGCGTCCAACCGGCAGTCCCTTGGGGAAGATGTGATCTCCGCCACTGGTGATGAGGGTTTCACCGGGCTCGACCTTTTCGTCGGCCATGATGTAGTTGACTTGCGCGATGCCGTTGACGGAGCCCTTCAGAATTCCCTGTAGGCGAGTCTTTTCCAGGATGACGCCGACACCGCTGGTCTGGTCCGTAATCTCAAGCACCTGGGCCGAGCTGGAATAGACGCGCAAAACTTTTCCGACAATGCCATCTGGCGTGATGACGGCCATGTTGGGCTGAATGCCATGATCGGAACCGCGGTCGATGTAGAGGACACGCGATTGTTCACTGCCGCTGGAACCTATAACCTGCGCGGCCACAGTCTTCGAAATGTACTCCTCTTTGAAAGCGAGCAGCGCCTGGATGCGACGCGCTTGCGCAGCATCCTGCTGAAGCCGTATCTGCTCCAGCTTCATGCGATCGATTTCCGCGCGCAACTGCTCGTTCTCGCCGCGAACGTCGCGTAGATAGAAGTAGTTGGTCCAGATGCTGCGCCCCCACTGCTGGGAGTGCACGAAACCTTTTTCGAGAGGCGTGAGGGCCGCAACGGCCCAGGTGCGGATGAGGCGTGAGGAACCGCGATCCGTCGGCGCTTCAATCTGAATGGCCAAGCCAAGCAATTGCAGAGTGAGCACGCCTGCGAGGACGGAGATGTTGGCGTGCCGCTTAAAGATGCTGTCCATGGATTCAGTCGCGGGTTGCGGGTCTTAAGCCGCGAGTGCCGGAGGCGAACGCCGGCGGCTCGCGACCCGTGACGCGAAACGAGTTCCTACTCAATCGATATTTTTCTCAGCAGCTTGAAGTCGCTGAGCATCTTGCCCGTTCCGAGGACGACGCTTGCGAGCGGGTCGTCGGCAATGGAAACCGGGAGTCCGGTTTCTTCACGGATACGCTTGTCCAGATTCTTGAGCAGCGCGCCACCGCCTGTGAGCACAATGCCGCGGTCGCTGATGTCGGCCGAAAGCTCGGGAGGGGTACGCTCAAGCGCCACGCGAATGGCGTTCATGATAGTGGAAGCACATTCGCCGAGCGACTCGCGGATTTCGCTGTCATCAATGGTAATGGTCTTGGGAACGCCCTCGATAAGGTTCCGCCCCTTAATCTCCATGGTGAGCGGCTTCTCAAGCGGGTACGCCGAACCGATTTCAATTTTGATCTGCTCCGCCGTGCGCTCGCCGATCAGCAGGTTGTACTTGCGCTTGAGGTAATTCATGATCGCTTCGTCCATCTGGTTGCCGGCCATGCGGACGGAGCGCGAGTATACGATGCCACTGAGCGAAATAACCGCGATGTCGGTGGTGCCGCCGCCAATATCGACCACCATGTTGCCGCTGGGTTCCGTGATGGGCAGTCCGGCGCCGATCGCGGCTACCATTGCCTGCTCCACCAGATGAACTTCGCTGGCTTTGGCGCGGTAGGCGGAATCCATGACGGCGCGCTTCTCTACCTGCGTAATCTCCGACGGGACGCCGATGACGATGCGCGGGTGCACAAGCATCTTTCGGTTGTGCGCCTTCTGAATGAAATAGTTCAGCATTTTCTCAGTGACTTTGAAGTCGGCGATAACGCCGTCCTTCATCGGTTTGA
Above is a genomic segment from Clostridia bacterium containing:
- the mrdA gene encoding penicillin-binding protein 2, whose translation is MFQRDEKVPQIRLTIVQYGILGVFLILAFGFWRLQVVRSEYYDSLAQQNRIKEVPILAPRGKILDREGRIIVDNYPSFSALLLRNQGKVNEVNLDTIAAGLHIDPVEMRTRITRMSALPGYQPIFLKYDITPEELAFIESHRNEFPELDTITVHRRLYPKAGFAAHLIGYVGEVSDDMLNQARFELYNPGDVVGQSGVEAEYNDILMGKNGSRRVLVNNKGKEVGELSDEPAVPGKQLKLTIDIDVQIAAEEALEGKNGAIIAMDPRTGEVLALVSRPTFDPNAFAVRISSKEWNALITDPAKPLLNKAIQAQLAPGSVFKIIMAVAGWQEGISQTLTAHCNGGGTFYGRFFKCWIKGAHGAVTLPKAIYQSCDVYFYTLAERLGISNIAKYATMFGLGQRTGIDLPQEVSGVMPSEEWKIKNFKQKWYAGETISVGIGQGAVATTPVQLMRSIGAITTGGTLRTPHVAFPDQLPPNYIQVRKYTEEKHIPIDPRGWEIITDAMADVVNPIGTAPSAHLKDIDFAGKTGSAQTISNAALARLSGDVSRFRDNGWFVGVTPRRNPEIVVAVLIEQGEHGYLAARTAAMVIKAYVEKQRRAQLNVAATPLPPAVTAPSPVTPAANPSRTPKIATPEAGVGTTPAEITGVWGGSNGDLKGGRFSIPPAGKQPAPATAAPGMQAGADATEHPARVSESQSRPRPDRKPNEPVGAVAAVIDEVPANAVENKRGQ
- the mreD gene encoding rod shape-determining protein MreD translates to MTSVSYTSREQIEVYRFSLPVAIGVPLLAIFLQAFLPVRIHFFSIFDLPLLVTIFFAVARRNPVTGLLTGSIIGLVQDALSHHPLGVYGIAKTVVGYVASSLGVKIDVENPGSRFMMTFAFYIVHNAIYFAIMRGLARQNLGWHWGHEFGSALANAVMAVVVFAMLDRFKQRT
- the mreC gene encoding rod shape-determining protein MreC, giving the protein MDSIFKRHANISVLAGVLTLQLLGLAIQIEAPTDRGSSRLIRTWAVAALTPLEKGFVHSQQWGRSIWTNYFYLRDVRGENEQLRAEIDRMKLEQIRLQQDAAQARRIQALLAFKEEYISKTVAAQVIGSSGSEQSRVLYIDRGSDHGIQPNMAVITPDGIVGKVLRVYSSSAQVLEITDQTSGVGVILEKTRLQGILKGSVNGIAQVNYIMADEKVEPGETLITSGGDHIFPKGLPVGRVKTVTPGKGMFLDIRIDPAAELTRLEEVLVITKIEEREPDTKDLGPIRAADILAERLPSVPPKPPESAPATGQAGTGQSTTGQSPATRQPTTGQPIPAAPTAMPNTSPAGTVKKPTAAPPAASSKPSVPSALPAQLKPAPQDH
- a CDS encoding rod shape-determining protein, with protein sequence MASNGSYSGSRFANLRSLFSMFSSDLAIDLGTANTLVYAKGKGIVVNEPSIVAINKNTGEVEAVGKEAKEMLGRTPGNIVAIKPMKDGVIADFKVTEKMLNYFIQKAHNRKMLVHPRIVIGVPSEITQVEKRAVMDSAYRAKASEVHLVEQAMVAAIGAGLPITEPSGNMVVDIGGGTTDIAVISLSGIVYSRSVRMAGNQMDEAIMNYLKRKYNLLIGERTAEQIKIEIGSAYPLEKPLTMEIKGRNLIEGVPKTITIDDSEIRESLGECASTIMNAIRVALERTPPELSADISDRGIVLTGGGALLKNLDKRIREETGLPVSIADDPLASVVLGTGKMLSDFKLLRKISIE